In Rhizobium indicum, the following proteins share a genomic window:
- a CDS encoding carnitinyl-CoA dehydratase, with product MSDHIRTRHDGGILEVVIDRPKANAIDLATSRALGLIFRDFRDDPALRVAIVSGAGEKFFCAGWDLKAAASGDAVDGDYGVGGFGGLQELRDLNKPIICAVNGICCGGGLEIALSTDLILAADHATFALPEIRSGTVADAASIKLPKRIPYHIAMDMLLTGRWLDVHEAHRWGFVNEVLPAERLMERAWELARLLESGPPLVYAAIKEIVREAEGSPFQTAMNKITKRQFATVDKLYSSEDQLEGARAFAEKRSPIWKGK from the coding sequence TTGAGCGACCACATTCGCACACGACATGACGGTGGAATACTCGAAGTCGTCATCGACCGGCCGAAGGCGAATGCCATCGACCTTGCGACCAGCCGTGCCCTGGGGTTGATCTTCCGAGATTTCCGCGACGATCCGGCGTTGCGTGTCGCCATCGTCTCGGGCGCCGGCGAGAAGTTTTTCTGTGCCGGTTGGGATCTCAAGGCGGCGGCATCAGGCGATGCGGTCGACGGGGATTACGGCGTGGGTGGTTTCGGCGGGCTGCAGGAACTGCGCGACCTCAACAAGCCCATCATTTGTGCGGTCAACGGCATCTGTTGCGGCGGCGGACTGGAGATTGCGCTGTCGACCGACCTGATCCTCGCGGCCGACCATGCGACCTTCGCCCTGCCGGAAATCCGCTCCGGCACGGTTGCCGATGCGGCTTCCATCAAGCTGCCTAAACGCATCCCCTATCACATCGCCATGGACATGCTTTTGACCGGTCGCTGGCTCGACGTTCACGAGGCGCATCGCTGGGGTTTCGTCAACGAGGTCCTGCCGGCCGAGCGGCTGATGGAGAGAGCATGGGAGCTTGCCCGGTTGCTCGAGAGCGGGCCGCCGCTCGTCTATGCGGCCATTAAGGAAATCGTCCGCGAAGCGGAGGGTTCGCCGTTCCAGACTGCCATGAACAAGATCACCAAACGGCAGTTTGCGACGGTCGACAAGCTCTATTCGAGCGAGGACCAATTGGAAGGCGCACGGGCCTTCGCCGAGAAGCGAAGCCCCATTTGGAAAGGAAAATAA
- a CDS encoding ABC transporter substrate-binding protein — MNDYTKYLASRVTAGGLSRREFMGRAMAAGITLAVADKLFTESAEAAEPKRGGHLKLGLEGGAATDSKDPAKFLSQVMFCIGRCWGDMLVESDPLTGAAVPSLAESWEPSKDAATWTFKIRKGVKFHDGKELTIDDVVATLKRHTDAKSESGALGVLGSIKEIKADGGNLVLTLSEGNADMPLLLSDYHLVIQPNGGVDDPLASIGTGPYKMTSFEPGVRATFEKNKDDWRTDRGYVDSIEIIGMNDATARIAALSSGQVHYINRVDPKTVSLLKRAPNVEILSTSGRGHYVFIMHCDKAPFDNNDLRLALKYAMDRETMVKKILGGYGKVGNDFPINNTYALFPEGIEQRAYDPDKAAFHYKKSGHSGSVLLRTSEVAFPGGVDAAVLYQESCKKAGIEIEVKREPGDGYWTNVWNVQPFSTSYWGGRPTQDQMYSTAYLSTADWNDTKFKRPDFDKLLLQARSELDEAKRKDMYRTMAMTVRDEGGVILPMFNDFVNASTKQVKGYVHDIGNDMSNGYVATRVWLDA, encoded by the coding sequence ATGAACGACTACACGAAATATCTCGCAAGCCGTGTCACCGCCGGCGGGCTCAGCCGCCGCGAATTCATGGGACGCGCCATGGCGGCGGGCATCACACTTGCCGTCGCCGACAAGCTCTTCACCGAAAGTGCCGAAGCGGCCGAACCGAAGCGCGGCGGCCACCTGAAGCTCGGCCTCGAAGGTGGTGCAGCCACCGATTCCAAGGATCCGGCGAAATTCCTGTCGCAGGTCATGTTCTGCATCGGCCGCTGCTGGGGCGACATGCTGGTCGAGTCCGATCCGCTGACGGGTGCCGCCGTGCCGTCGCTTGCCGAATCCTGGGAGCCGTCGAAGGACGCGGCGACCTGGACCTTTAAGATCCGCAAGGGCGTCAAGTTCCACGATGGCAAGGAACTGACGATCGACGACGTCGTTGCGACGCTGAAGCGTCACACCGACGCGAAGTCGGAATCCGGCGCGCTCGGTGTTCTCGGCTCGATCAAGGAGATCAAGGCCGACGGCGGCAATCTCGTCCTCACGCTCAGCGAAGGCAATGCCGACATGCCGCTGCTGCTGTCGGACTACCATCTGGTCATCCAGCCGAATGGCGGCGTTGACGATCCGCTGGCCTCGATCGGCACAGGCCCCTACAAGATGACGAGCTTCGAGCCCGGCGTCCGCGCCACCTTCGAAAAGAACAAGGACGACTGGCGCACCGACCGGGGTTATGTCGATTCGATCGAAATCATCGGCATGAACGACGCCACCGCCCGCATCGCAGCACTGTCGTCCGGCCAGGTCCACTACATCAACCGCGTCGACCCGAAGACCGTCAGCCTGCTGAAGCGCGCCCCGAACGTCGAGATTCTCTCGACCTCCGGCCGCGGCCACTACGTCTTCATCATGCACTGCGATAAGGCGCCGTTCGACAACAACGACCTGCGCCTGGCGCTCAAATACGCCATGGACCGCGAGACCATGGTGAAAAAGATCCTCGGCGGCTACGGCAAGGTCGGCAACGACTTCCCGATCAACAACACCTATGCGCTTTTCCCCGAGGGCATAGAGCAGCGCGCCTACGATCCCGACAAGGCTGCGTTTCACTACAAGAAATCAGGCCATAGCGGCTCGGTGCTTTTGCGCACCTCCGAAGTCGCCTTCCCCGGCGGTGTCGATGCGGCAGTCCTTTACCAGGAAAGCTGCAAAAAGGCCGGCATCGAGATCGAGGTCAAGCGCGAGCCGGGCGACGGCTACTGGACCAACGTCTGGAATGTCCAGCCCTTCTCGACCTCCTACTGGGGTGGCCGTCCGACGCAGGACCAGATGTATTCCACCGCCTATCTCTCGACGGCGGATTGGAACGACACCAAGTTCAAGCGTCCTGACTTCGATAAGCTGCTGTTGCAGGCCCGCTCCGAGCTTGATGAAGCCAAGCGCAAGGACATGTATCGCACCATGGCGATGACGGTGCGCGACGAGGGCGGGGTGATCCTGCCGATGTTCAACGACTTCGTGAACGCCTCCACCAAGCAGGTGAAGGGTTATGTCCACGACATCGGCAATGACATGTCGAACGGCTACGTCGCGACCCGCGTCTGGCTGGACGCCTGA
- a CDS encoding ABC transporter permease, whose protein sequence is MTNPAPSILPGLGFRQRFPLLALILERFVLSIVLLFAVSIVIFGGLEALPGDFATTYLGQSATPQAVANIREDLGLNRPITTRYVEWLGNAVQGDFGTSWASKNSVSEQIGKRLGNSLFLAGFAAVISVPLAVGLGMLSVHFRNRLPDKIINVISLAAISLPEFFVGYLLILFFAVKFGVATFPATVYDSMGFVERLKAIALPTATLVLVVLAHMMRMTRAAILSVMSSAYMETAELKGLGAFRSIVKHAAPNALAPIINVIALTLAYLVVGVVVVEVVFVYPGMGQYMVDAVTVRDMPVVQACGLIFAAVYIFLNMTADILAIIANPRLRHPR, encoded by the coding sequence ATGACCAATCCTGCCCCAAGCATCTTGCCCGGCCTCGGGTTTCGGCAGCGTTTTCCGCTGCTTGCCCTTATCCTCGAGCGCTTCGTGCTCAGTATCGTCCTGCTCTTTGCCGTTTCCATCGTGATCTTCGGCGGTCTGGAAGCCCTGCCCGGTGATTTTGCCACAACCTATCTCGGTCAGTCGGCGACACCGCAGGCCGTTGCCAATATTCGAGAGGATCTCGGGCTGAACCGCCCGATAACCACGCGTTACGTCGAATGGCTCGGCAACGCCGTCCAGGGGGACTTCGGCACCTCCTGGGCCAGCAAGAATTCGGTGAGCGAACAGATCGGCAAGCGCCTTGGCAATTCGCTCTTCCTGGCGGGTTTCGCAGCCGTGATATCGGTGCCGCTCGCCGTTGGGCTCGGCATGCTGTCGGTGCATTTCCGCAATCGCCTGCCGGATAAGATCATCAACGTCATCTCGCTGGCGGCGATCTCGCTGCCGGAATTCTTCGTCGGCTACCTGCTGATCCTGTTCTTCGCGGTGAAATTCGGCGTGGCCACCTTTCCGGCGACGGTCTATGACAGCATGGGTTTCGTCGAGCGATTGAAAGCAATCGCGCTGCCGACGGCGACCCTCGTGCTCGTCGTACTCGCGCATATGATGCGCATGACGCGGGCGGCAATCCTCTCCGTCATGTCGTCGGCCTATATGGAGACCGCAGAGCTGAAAGGCCTTGGCGCCTTCCGCTCGATCGTCAAGCATGCCGCCCCCAATGCGCTCGCGCCGATCATCAACGTCATCGCATTGACGCTTGCCTATCTCGTGGTCGGCGTCGTTGTTGTCGAAGTGGTCTTCGTCTATCCCGGCATGGGGCAGTATATGGTCGATGCGGTCACCGTGCGCGACATGCCTGTCGTTCAGGCCTGCGGCCTGATCTTCGCGGCTGTCTATATCTTCCTCAACATGACCGCCGATATTCTCGCGATTATCGCCAATCCCAGGCTGAGGCATCCGCGATGA